The DNA region GAGTTCGCCTCCCCCCACCCGGCGGCGCTACCGGTGACCACGGCGGTCATCGAGGTGAGCGCCCACCAGACCCCCTGGCGGGTACCCGCGGAAGACCCCTTCGGTCTCAGCCCCGCCGAGTTGGCCCTGCGCATCCGCCAGGCCGGTATCGTGGGGATGGGGGGTGCTACCTTCCCCTCGGCGGTCAAGCTCGACCTGGCCCGCCAGCATGGGGTGGATACCCTGATCATCAACGGCGGCGAGTGCGAGCCCTACCTCACCTGCGACGACCGCCTGATGCGCGAGCGGGGCCAGCAGATCGTCACCGGGGTGGCACTGATGCTGCGCTGCCTGGAGGCGCGGCGTGCGCTGATCCTGGTGGAGGATAACAAGGAGGAGGCGCTGGCCACGTTGCGGACGTTGTGCCGCGAGCAGCCACAGATCACTACCCTGTCGGTCCCCACCCGCTACCCCCAGGGGTCACAGAAACAGATGATCCAGTCGGTGCTGGGGCGCGAGATCCCCGCCGGCGGCCACGCCACCGACCTGGGCGTGGTGATGCACAACGTGGCCACCGCCTATGCGGTGTACGAGGCGCTGGTGGATGGCAAACCCCTGGTGTCGCGCATCGTCACTGTGGGCGGCGGCGCGGTACCGCGGCCGGCCAATCTGGAGGTGCCCCTGGGCACCCTGGTGGAGGAGCTGCTGGCCTACTGCGGGCTCGAAGGGGAGGCCTACGAACGCCTGCTGGTGGGGGGGCCGATGATGGGGCAGTGGTTGCCCCACCCGCGGGTGCCGGTGATCAAGGGCAGCAGCGGCATTATCGCCCTGAGCGAGGCGGAGACGCGGGTGGAGATGCCGCGCCCCTGTATCCGCTGTTCGCGTTGCGTGGAGGTGTGCCCCTCGGGGCTGCTGCCACTGGAGCTGGCCAAGCGCATTCGCAAGGAGCAGTTTGCCGCCGCCAGCGAGCTGGGGTTGTCCGACTGTATCGCCTGCGGCTCCTGCGCCTACGTCTGCCCCGCCAAGATCCCCCTGGTGCAGTACTTCCATTACGGCAAGGGGCAGCTGCAGGCTCGCCGGGTACAGGAGAAAAAACTGGACAACACCGCCGACCTGGCCGCCACCAAGGCCCAGCGCCTGGCGGAGATCGAAGCGCAGAAGGCGGCCGCGGCCCAGGCGCGCAAGCGCGAAGCTGAGGCTCGCGCTCGCCAGCAAGCCGCGGAGAAAGCGGCGGCGCACGAGGCGGAGCCCTGCGCCCGCACTGAAGGAGACTGACCATGGCCCACACCCTGTTGAGCGGCCCCCATACCCTGGCCCCCACCAGCGTCAGCCGGACCATGCTGGCGGTGATGCTGGCGCTGCTGCCGGCAACCCTGTGGGGGCTGTACCTGTTTGGCTGGCCCGCCCTCTACCTATTCGTCATCACCCTGCTGGCAGCACTGGCGTGCGAGGTGCTGTGCCTGGCGCTGGCGGGCAAGCCGCTGCACCTTAATTTGCTTGACGGCTCGGCGCTGCTGACGGGCTGGCTGCTGGCGATGAGCCTGCCCCCCTGGGCCCCCTGGTGGATCGGTGTACTCGGCAGCCTGATCGCGATCGGGGTGGGCAAGCAGGTGTTTGGCGGCATCGGTTACAACCTCTTCAACCCCGCCATGGTGGCGCGAGTGGCGCTGCTGGTCTCCTTCCCCCTGCCCATGACCCTGTGGACCGCCCCGGCCCCCCTGGGGAGCGCAGGGGCACCGGACTGGCTGGAGGGGCTGGCGATCACCTTCGGCGGCGCCACGGTGGATGCCTTCAGTGGCGCCTCCCTGTTGGGCAGTGTGAAAACCGAATTCACCCTTGGCCGCGAGCTGGCCGAGATCCTGCCCCAGGGGGTCAACACACAACAGCTGTTGCTGGGAAGCCACCACGGCAGTCTCGGTGAAACCTCGGCACTGCTGGTGGCCCTTGGCGGGATCGCCCTGATCGCCCGTGGGGTGATTCGCTGGACCGTTCCCTTCGCCATGCTTGGCACGGTGGCGCTGCTGGCGCTGCTGTTCAACCTCATCGATGCGGGACGCTACCCCGGTGTCGACTACCACCTGTTGAGCGGCGGGCTGATGCTGGCGGCGCTGTTTATCGCCACCGACCCGGTCACCTCCCCCAACACCACCGCTGGCCAGTTGCTGTTCGGAGCCGGCTGCGGGGCGCTGGTCTACCTGATCCGCACCTGGGGCGGTTATCCCGAGGGGGTCGCCTTCGCGGTGCTGCTGATGAACGCCCTGGTGCCCCTGATCGACCACTACCTGAAACCGCGCATCTACGGTCGCGACCGGGGCGGGCGGCCACTGCCAGTGGTCAGGGAGACGGCACCATGATTGGCGGCGGATTAGCCCGACGGGGGGTGGCCAAGCCCAGCTACACCCAGCGGCCAGCCTACTTTGCCGGAATACTCGGCATGCTCTCGGTACTCTCCGGGACCCTGCTCACCTTCGGCTACATCGGCACCGCGGATGCTATTGCCCAGCGCCTGAAGGAGGACTTGCAGCGCTCCCTGCAGCAGGTGCTGCCACCCGGCTACTACGACAACCCGCCGAGCGAGTATCCGGTGCAGGTGGTGCTGGCCTCCGGTCAGACCCTGACCGCCTACCAGGCCCGCCGGGGGGAGAAGCCGGCGGCGGTGGCCTTCGAGGTGGAGCAGGCCGGTTATGCCGGCCCCATCCGCCTGGTGATGGGGGTGAGCGCAGGCGGTGAAATTTTGGGTGTGCGAGTCCTTGCTCACACCGAAACCCCTGGCCTGGGTGACAAGATAGAGATTGCCCGCGACGACTGGATCCTCAGTTTCAACGGCCACTCCCTCGCCAGCCTGAGCCCGAACCAGTGGGCAGTGAAAAAGGATGGTGGAGAGTTTGACCAGTTCAGCGGTGCCACCATCACCCCGCGGGCGGTGGTGCGGGCGGTGCACCGCGGGCTCGAGTGGCACCGCGACCACGGCCAGCAGTTGCTGGCCAGCGCCGAACAGGATGAACCCCTGGCGGCGGCTCCCTTCACCAACCCCCAGGAGGCCGACTGATGGCGCGCAACAACTACTTGAAACTGTGGAAAGAGGGCCTGTGGAACAACAATGTGGTGTTCGGCCAGATGCTGGCACTCTGCCCGCTGCTGGCGGTGACCGGCACCGCCACCAACGGCCTCGGCATGGGGCTGGTATCGCTGATGGTGTTTGTGGTCACCAACCTGCTGGTCTCCACCCTGCGGGGGATGATCCCTCCCGAGGTACGGATTCCCGCCTTCGTGCTGTTGATCGCGACCGTGGTGACCCTGGTGGACCTGATGATGAACGCCTGGCTGCACGAGCTGCACCGGGTGCTGGGGCTGTTTATCCCGCTGATCGTGACCAACTGCGCCATCCTCGGTCGCGCCGAAGCCTTCGCCTACAAGAACCCGGTGCTGCCCTCGCTGGTGGACGGGGTGGCCATGGGGCTGGGATTCACCCTTGCCCTGGTCACCCTGGGGGCGAGCCGGGAACTGCTAGGTAGCGGCACCCTGTTTGCCAATGCCCACCTGCTGCTGGGTGACGTTTTTGCGGTGATGGAGCTGACCCTGATTCCGGACTACGACGGCTTCCTGCTGATTATCCTGCCGCCGGGAGCCTTTATCGTGCTCGGCTTTATCATCGCCGGCAAACGGGTGCTGGAGCAACGCGCCAGCCGCCTGCGTACCCGCGGTGAAGGGCCGGGCTGCTCCCTCGACGGGGCACGCGGCGGCACCGCCTGTGGAGGAGTGAACCCATGAAGATATCGGTGGCCTACGCCGAGACCTGGCGGCAACACTGGATTCGGCTGGAGCTGGCGGAGGGGGCCACCCTGACCGACGCCATCGAAGCCTCGGCCATACTGGAGCGCTACCCGGGGATCGACCTGGAACAGCAGCGGGTGGGGATCTTCGGCAAGCTGGCGAAGCTGGACACCCCCCTTAGCGAGGGGGACCGGGTGGAGATCTATCGTCCCATCATCGCCGACCCCAAAACGGTCGCCCGCCGGCCCCAGGAGAACGCCTCATGATCCCTGTTGGCTATCGACCGTTGCTGGCGCTGCTGCTGGTGTTGTGCTGGGCTCCCCCGCTGTCCGCCGCCGAGGTGCGGGTGGCGGTGGCCTCCAACTTTATGGGCACCGCCCAGCGCCTGGCGGAGGATTTTGAGCGCCACAGTGGCCATCGGTTGCTGATCAGCTACGGCTCCACCGGCAAGCTCTACACCCAGATCTACCACGGTGCCCCCTTCGACCTCTTTCTCGCCGCCGATGCCGAGCGCCCGCGCCGTGCTGAGCTGGAGGGGCTGGCGGTCTCCGGGAGTCGCATCACCTATGCCACCGGCCAGCTGGCCCTGTGGAGCCCCCGCGGCAACCCTTTTGAGCGGCTGACCCGGGGCGAGTTCCGGCGCCTGGCGATCGCCAACCCCGACACCGCCCCCTACGGTTTCGCCGCCCGTGAGGTGATCGGCCGGCTTGTTGCCAGCGGTGTACAGCAAAAACTGGTTTATGGTGAGAATATTTCACAAACCCACCAGTTCGTGGCCAGCGGCAACGCAGAGCTGGGGTTTGTCGCGCTCTCCCAGTTACAGCAGGAACGGCCCGAACACCTGTGGCTGGTGCCGGCCAACAGCTATCCACCCATCGAACAACAGGCGGTTTTACTGACCCGGGGACAGGGCTCGGAAGCGGCACGAGATTTTCTCACCTATTTGCAGGGTGAGCGGGCCACAGCCATTATCATTGCCGGGGGCTATCTTGGCCCCGGCGAGCCGTAGTGCTGCGCCATGTGGGATGCGGTTGTCCTCACCCTGCAGCTTGCGCTGGTTACCACCCTGATCCTGCTGCTGATTGGCACCCCCCTGGCCTGGTGGCTGGCGCGCTCGCACCATCTGTTGAGTCAGCTGGTGGCCACCCTGGTGGCACTGCCCCTGGTATTACCGCCGACGGTGCTGGGGTTTTATCTGCTGATTCTGGTGGGCCCCCACAGTCCCCTGGGGCGAACGCTGGATCAGTGGTTTGACCTGCGTCTGGCCTTCAGCTTCGAGGGGTTGGTGCTGGGCTCGGTGATCTACTCGCTGCCCTTTGTGGTGCAGCCGATCCGCAACGCCTTCGAGCTGATGGGTGAGCGTCCGCTGGAGGTGGCCGCCACCCTGCGCGCCTCCCCCTTCGACCGCTTCTGGCACGTCGCACTGCCGTTGGCGCGGCCTGGGTTGCTGTGCGGCGCGGTGCTGGGGTTTGCCCACACCCTCGGCGAATTCGGGGTGGTGCTGATGATCGGCGGCAATATCCCCGGCGAAACCCGGGTCGTGTCGGTGGCGATCTACGACTACGTCGAGACCCTGCAGTGGGGGGCAGCCCATCGCCTGTCGGCAGGGCTGCTGCTGTTCTCCTTTGTCTGCATTCTGGCAATGAACCTGCTGGACAAGCGCCTGCGCCGGGGGCCGCTGTGAGCGGCTGGCTGCGGGGAAGCTTCCACAGCCGCCTCGGCGAGTTTGATCTCGACCTCTCACTGAGCCTGCCGGAGCGGGGGGTGACCGCGCTGTTCGGTCGCTCCGGCAGTGGCAAGACCAGCCTGCTGCGCTGTATTGCCGGTCTGCATCGCGCCGAGCGGGGGGAGTTGTGGGTGGACGGGGAGTGTTGGCAGCAGGGGCGTCGCTTTCTGCCGGTTCACCGCCGCCCCATCGGCTATGTGTTTCAGGAGGCGAGCCTGCTGCCCCACCTGTCGATCGAGGCTAACCTCCGGTTCGGCCTCAGCCGCAGCCGCAGCGAGCCGGGCATCGCCCCGGAGCAGGTGGTTGAGCTGCTGGGGCTGGAGGGGTTGCTGGGGCGGATGCCCGAACGCCTCTCCGGCGGCGAGCGCCAGCGGGTGGCGATCGGCCGCGCGCTGCTCAGCCAGCCGCGCCTGTTGCTGATGGATGAACCCCTGAGTGCGCTCGACAGCGAGGGCAAACAGCAGATCCTGCCCTACCTGCAGAACCTGACCCGCCAGCTGGGGATACCGACCCTCTACGTTAGCCACAGCCTGGAGGAGGTGAGCCGGCTGGCGGACCGCATGCTCTATATCGAGCAGGGGCAGTTGCTGGACCAGGGAGCGCTGGTGGAGGTGGTGCCGCGGCTGCCGGCCGGCAAGCTGGGGGGGGAGGAGTCGGTGGTAGTGGAGGCCCGCCTGCTGGCCCAGGACCCCGGGCATGGGCTCAGTTACCTCGACCTGGAGGGCTACCGTTTAAGCGTGAATCAGGTCGATGCCGAGCTGCGGCAGCGGGTACGGGTGCGTATACCAGCGCGGGATGTGGCCATCTCGCTGCGCCCTATCGAGGGCTCGAGCATGCTTAACGGCCTGCCGGCCACCGTCTGCGGCCTGCGCGACGGCGCCGACGGCATCCGCGTGCTGGTGGAGCTGCGGGTGCGCAACAGCCTGCTGCTGGCCAAGATCACCCGCAAATCCTTTGAGCTGCTGGGGCTGCGCGAGGGGCTGGGGGTGTACGCCCAGATCAAGAGCGTGGCCCTGCTGCAGGAGCTGGGCTAGCGGGCCCCGGTTGCTGGAGCCCTGCGAACCATTAGGGCACAATGGGCTCAGCGTTTTGCCTGTTTCCCTTTCCCTACTAATGGACCACCATGACCGACAGCCAACCCAACAACCCGTTGCACGGGGTGACCCTGGAGCAGATCGTCACCGAGCTGGAGGCGCACTACGGCTGGGAGGAGCTGGGGCGTCGCATCGCCATCCGCTGCTTCACCCACGACCCCTCGGTGAAGTCGAGCCTCAAGTTCCTGCGCAAAACCCCCTGGGCCCGGAGCAAGGTGGAGGCGCTCTACATCGCTACCCAGAACAGTGTTTATAAAAGAGGTTAGCTTCGACCAATGATGGCTTGCCTCGGGGGACGATTGCGCTATGCTGCGCGCTTTCCCCAACCGAGGCTCCAAGGGCTCCCATGAAAACCATTATCATCAACCGCGAACCGGTTGAACTGTTCAAGATTCTCAAGTTTGAAGGCATGGTCGCCAGCGGCGCCGACGCCAAGGGAGCGGTGGCCGAGGGGCAGGTACGGGTCAACGGCGAGGTGGAAACCCGCAAGCGCCGCAAGATGATGGCGGGTGACCTGCTCGAGTTCCACGGCGAGCAGTTTCGCCTTAGCCTCGGCGACTAGCCCTCCTTCTCAGGGGCTCAGGGGGGCGGCGCGATCAACTGCCACAGCAGGACCCCGTGTTCGGGGCGGTAGATGTCGCTGTGGGCACCGCCACCGGAGAGATAGG from Aestuariirhabdus litorea includes:
- the modA gene encoding molybdate ABC transporter substrate-binding protein, whose product is MIPVGYRPLLALLLVLCWAPPLSAAEVRVAVASNFMGTAQRLAEDFERHSGHRLLISYGSTGKLYTQIYHGAPFDLFLAADAERPRRAELEGLAVSGSRITYATGQLALWSPRGNPFERLTRGEFRRLAIANPDTAPYGFAAREVIGRLVASGVQQKLVYGENISQTHQFVASGNAELGFVALSQLQQERPEHLWLVPANSYPPIEQQAVLLTRGQGSEAARDFLTYLQGERATAIIIAGGYLGPGEP
- the rsxG gene encoding electron transport complex subunit RsxG, producing MIGGGLARRGVAKPSYTQRPAYFAGILGMLSVLSGTLLTFGYIGTADAIAQRLKEDLQRSLQQVLPPGYYDNPPSEYPVQVVLASGQTLTAYQARRGEKPAAVAFEVEQAGYAGPIRLVMGVSAGGEILGVRVLAHTETPGLGDKIEIARDDWILSFNGHSLASLSPNQWAVKKDGGEFDQFSGATITPRAVVRAVHRGLEWHRDHGQQLLASAEQDEPLAAAPFTNPQEAD
- a CDS encoding electron transport complex subunit E — protein: MARNNYLKLWKEGLWNNNVVFGQMLALCPLLAVTGTATNGLGMGLVSLMVFVVTNLLVSTLRGMIPPEVRIPAFVLLIATVVTLVDLMMNAWLHELHRVLGLFIPLIVTNCAILGRAEAFAYKNPVLPSLVDGVAMGLGFTLALVTLGASRELLGSGTLFANAHLLLGDVFAVMELTLIPDYDGFLLIILPPGAFIVLGFIIAGKRVLEQRASRLRTRGEGPGCSLDGARGGTACGGVNP
- a CDS encoding RnfH family protein yields the protein MKISVAYAETWRQHWIRLELAEGATLTDAIEASAILERYPGIDLEQQRVGIFGKLAKLDTPLSEGDRVEIYRPIIADPKTVARRPQENAS
- the rsxC gene encoding electron transport complex subunit RsxC; translation: MKLFGFRGGVHPHARKERTEQLPIIRLPLPRRLYVPLQQHIGEPAVAQVRPGQPVKRGELIGGSVEWLSAPVHAPADGTVVEVSEFASPHPAALPVTTAVIEVSAHQTPWRVPAEDPFGLSPAELALRIRQAGIVGMGGATFPSAVKLDLARQHGVDTLIINGGECEPYLTCDDRLMRERGQQIVTGVALMLRCLEARRALILVEDNKEEALATLRTLCREQPQITTLSVPTRYPQGSQKQMIQSVLGREIPAGGHATDLGVVMHNVATAYAVYEALVDGKPLVSRIVTVGGGAVPRPANLEVPLGTLVEELLAYCGLEGEAYERLLVGGPMMGQWLPHPRVPVIKGSSGIIALSEAETRVEMPRPCIRCSRCVEVCPSGLLPLELAKRIRKEQFAAASELGLSDCIACGSCAYVCPAKIPLVQYFHYGKGQLQARRVQEKKLDNTADLAATKAQRLAEIEAQKAAAAQARKREAEARARQQAAEKAAAHEAEPCARTEGD
- a CDS encoding RnfABCDGE type electron transport complex subunit D, translating into MAHTLLSGPHTLAPTSVSRTMLAVMLALLPATLWGLYLFGWPALYLFVITLLAALACEVLCLALAGKPLHLNLLDGSALLTGWLLAMSLPPWAPWWIGVLGSLIAIGVGKQVFGGIGYNLFNPAMVARVALLVSFPLPMTLWTAPAPLGSAGAPDWLEGLAITFGGATVDAFSGASLLGSVKTEFTLGRELAEILPQGVNTQQLLLGSHHGSLGETSALLVALGGIALIARGVIRWTVPFAMLGTVALLALLFNLIDAGRYPGVDYHLLSGGLMLAALFIATDPVTSPNTTAGQLLFGAGCGALVYLIRTWGGYPEGVAFAVLLMNALVPLIDHYLKPRIYGRDRGGRPLPVVRETAP
- a CDS encoding VF530 family DNA-binding protein, whose product is MTDSQPNNPLHGVTLEQIVTELEAHYGWEELGRRIAIRCFTHDPSVKSSLKFLRKTPWARSKVEALYIATQNSVYKRG
- the modB gene encoding molybdate ABC transporter permease subunit, producing the protein MWDAVVLTLQLALVTTLILLLIGTPLAWWLARSHHLLSQLVATLVALPLVLPPTVLGFYLLILVGPHSPLGRTLDQWFDLRLAFSFEGLVLGSVIYSLPFVVQPIRNAFELMGERPLEVAATLRASPFDRFWHVALPLARPGLLCGAVLGFAHTLGEFGVVLMIGGNIPGETRVVSVAIYDYVETLQWGAAHRLSAGLLLFSFVCILAMNLLDKRLRRGPL
- a CDS encoding RNA-binding S4 domain-containing protein; protein product: MKTIIINREPVELFKILKFEGMVASGADAKGAVAEGQVRVNGEVETRKRRKMMAGDLLEFHGEQFRLSLGD
- the modC gene encoding molybdenum ABC transporter ATP-binding protein, producing MSGWLRGSFHSRLGEFDLDLSLSLPERGVTALFGRSGSGKTSLLRCIAGLHRAERGELWVDGECWQQGRRFLPVHRRPIGYVFQEASLLPHLSIEANLRFGLSRSRSEPGIAPEQVVELLGLEGLLGRMPERLSGGERQRVAIGRALLSQPRLLLMDEPLSALDSEGKQQILPYLQNLTRQLGIPTLYVSHSLEEVSRLADRMLYIEQGQLLDQGALVEVVPRLPAGKLGGEESVVVEARLLAQDPGHGLSYLDLEGYRLSVNQVDAELRQRVRVRIPARDVAISLRPIEGSSMLNGLPATVCGLRDGADGIRVLVELRVRNSLLLAKITRKSFELLGLREGLGVYAQIKSVALLQELG